From Magnetococcus sp. PR-3:
AAGTGTTGCTAAGAAGATACCCTCGCCACCAAAAATCATGGATTTCATACCACCAGCTGCTTCAATGCTGTACTCAATACCCGGTGTAAAACCAACCAGACACCCTGTGTCTACAAGTAGACGCCCACCCTCTAGCTTTTTCTCAACAATCACACCACCAGCATGGATAAAGGCCATACCGTCACCACTGAGTTTTTGTAAGATAAACCCTTCCCCCCCAAAAAAACCTGCCCCCAACTTACGACTAAACGCAATGGAGACTTCCGTGCCCAGTGCGGCACAGAGGAAGGCATCCCGTTGGCAGTAGAGTGTTTGGTCGGGCAAGGTGCTCATATCCAGTGGAATGACCTTACCTGGAAAAGGGGCGGCAAAGGCCACTCGTTTCTTACCTGAACCCTCATTACGAAAATGTGTCATAAAGATGGATTCGCCGGTTAAAGCACGTTTACCAATACTTAGCAGCCCCCCCAAAAAGCCTTCATCTGCTTGAGAGCCATCCCCCATCTTGGTTTCAAAGGAGATACCATCCTCCATGTAACACATGGTTCCTGCTTCAGCAATGACCGCTTCATTGGGATCCAGCTCAACTTCCACCAATTGCAAATCGCTACCATGGATTTCATAATCCACTTCGTGACACTGCTTACCTTCAGCTTTTCGTCCCCAAGGTGCCATGGTTCATCTCCTACACAGTTGTAAAAAAAGTGCCTTCTATAGCTCTCTTAAACGTTGGACTATTTGACTTAACCATGCTTCTTTCATTTTTTGTAGCATCGGGCTGGGATGGGCAAAGAGCATCGGTTGGCCCTCCACAGGCACACCGACCATTGGCCGACCTTGCAGGGTTTGCATCGCCTGTTGGACTAAGGGTAATAACCCTTTATGCCGCCCCCAACCAACCAATACAGGGGTAGACCTATCTGTCCCCATCAATCCCTGACACTCCTTAGACCGGCCTGGGGCAAACAGTGCATGCATTCCCCCCCCCGGTTGTTCGGCAAGATCTTTAACCAGAGCGATAAGGCGAGGACTTTTGGTCTCTCTTAAGTCAGAAATATTCATCACTCGAGCATGTTGGTAAGACATAGCGGCCATGACACGCATAATCTGATATTGGGTATTATCGGGTTGTGTCGCGACCCAGTTGCGTTGCTCTAGCCCTGTGGTTGGATCTTCCACAAAAGGTATTTCATAGGTTTTATCCAATGGGCGGGAACTACCTGGGTTCATCATAACAACCAGAAGGTCAGGCTCTTTCTGCTCCAAGTCCTGCAGGGTACTGGGGGTGTGATCGTGGGCAATAAGCGTTAAGACAGAGCGGCATGCGTGCTCTTGCCCTGCAAGGAGTGTACGATAAAAATGACCATAGACTCCAAACTGTTTTTTAAGGTCAGCAGCCCTTAGTGCATTAGCCTGCTGAATCATTTTTTGGTTGGTTCGGTTGGGGACCAGGGTGCCCATAGTTAAGATCACACTCCAACAAAATAGAACTACGCAGGTGCCGTAACACGCGCCAATACATCAGGTTCTATGGGTTTAGAATAGAGGGCTGTCATTCCTGCCCGCTTTGCTGAAACCACCATATCCGTGCTGTCATCAGCGGTTAGACCAATGATCGGTGTTTCTGCGTTAGGTCCAGTGGTTCCACGGATATTTCTGGTGGCACTTAAGCCATCCAGAATAGGCATGGTAATATCCATTAAAATTACATCAAAGTGGTTCTTGGCTGCTTCTTG
This genomic window contains:
- a CDS encoding TIGR00266 family protein, which produces MAPWGRKAEGKQCHEVDYEIHGSDLQLVEVELDPNEAVIAEAGTMCYMEDGISFETKMGDGSQADEGFLGGLLSIGKRALTGESIFMTHFRNEGSGKKRVAFAAPFPGKVIPLDMSTLPDQTLYCQRDAFLCAALGTEVSIAFSRKLGAGFFGGEGFILQKLSGDGMAFIHAGGVIVEKKLEGGRLLVDTGCLVGFTPGIEYSIEAAGGMKSMIFGGEGIFLATLEGTGSVWLQSLPFANLADRILERMPPAE
- a CDS encoding response regulator, translating into MSIKKPLTILLAEDDPIAAILAQGMLEDEGHQVQLVTNGSEATQEAAKNHFDVILMDITMPILDGLSATRNIRGTTGPNAETPIIGLTADDSTDMVVSAKRAGMTALYSKPIEPDVLARVTAPA